Proteins from one Embleya scabrispora genomic window:
- a CDS encoding SCO4848 family membrane protein, producing the protein MRIGRGTSACLVLFGVWSWILWPNFLKNIWADDRSWNDGATSFFLIHLALTIVSFAAGNAIGWLGIKGLRATRTPRT; encoded by the coding sequence TTGAGGATCGGCCGCGGTACATCCGCCTGTCTGGTGTTGTTCGGCGTCTGGAGCTGGATCCTGTGGCCGAACTTCCTCAAGAACATCTGGGCCGACGACCGCTCCTGGAACGACGGCGCGACCTCGTTCTTCCTGATCCACCTGGCGCTGACGATCGTCTCGTTCGCGGCCGGCAACGCGATCGGTTGGCTCGGGATCAAGGGGCTGCGCGCGACGCGGACGCCGCGGACGTGA
- a CDS encoding ADP-ribosylglycohydrolase family protein: MDRTRRVANAARSLHGLALGDAFGEQWFGYRGAELTERLTRRIAPQARLWYWTDDTAMALSLLRILHLRDVVDQDALAAHFAASYEADPYRGYGPSMHGVLRAIHEGEPWREVTRRQFEGQGSWGNGAAMRVAPLGAWFADDGLVVVAAEAERSAETTHAHPEAVAGAVAAALATGGRGEAAPDPVEFLAEVAGHTPESDVAAGLRAASRLPAHSSVRHAVSVLGNGSRISAPDTVPFALWTAAHHPDSLTEALWHTATGGGDIDTTCAITAGVVASRTGTTDIPKSWITAREPLPTWVDTGSTSAPPR, translated from the coding sequence ATGGACCGCACCCGACGCGTCGCGAACGCGGCGCGCTCCCTGCACGGATTGGCCCTCGGCGACGCCTTCGGCGAGCAGTGGTTCGGCTACCGGGGGGCCGAGCTCACCGAGCGGCTGACCCGCCGCATCGCCCCGCAGGCCCGCCTCTGGTACTGGACCGACGACACCGCGATGGCGCTCTCCCTGCTGCGGATCCTGCACCTGCGCGACGTGGTGGACCAGGACGCGCTCGCGGCGCACTTCGCCGCGTCTTACGAGGCCGATCCGTATCGCGGCTACGGCCCGTCGATGCACGGCGTGCTGCGTGCGATCCACGAGGGCGAGCCGTGGCGGGAGGTGACGCGCCGCCAGTTCGAGGGCCAGGGCTCGTGGGGCAACGGCGCGGCGATGCGGGTCGCGCCGTTGGGGGCGTGGTTCGCCGACGACGGGCTCGTGGTGGTGGCGGCCGAGGCGGAGCGGTCCGCCGAGACCACACACGCGCATCCGGAGGCGGTGGCGGGAGCGGTCGCGGCGGCGCTGGCGACTGGGGGGCGGGGCGAAGCGGCCCCGGATCCGGTGGAGTTCCTGGCCGAGGTGGCCGGCCACACCCCGGAGAGCGATGTGGCGGCGGGCCTTCGCGCGGCCTCCCGCCTCCCGGCCCACTCCTCGGTCCGGCACGCGGTGTCCGTACTCGGCAACGGCTCGCGCATCAGCGCCCCCGACACGGTCCCCTTCGCCCTGTGGACCGCCGCCCACCACCCGGACTCCCTTACCGAGGCCCTTTGGCACACGGCGACCGGAGGCGGCGACATCGACACCACCTGCGCCATCACCGCAGGCGTCGTCGCCTCCCGCACGGGCACAACCGACATCCCCAAATCCTGGATCACGGCCCGCGAACCCCTCCCCACCTGGGTCGACACCGGCAGCACATCCGCGCCGCCCCGATAG
- a CDS encoding MarR family winged helix-turn-helix transcriptional regulator — protein MKDEVDRLVAAWKRERPDLDVEPLEVLSRVTRLARHLDRARRTAFSARDLEPWEFDVLSALRRDGAPYQLSPGQLLTQTLVTSGTMTNRIDRLAAKGLVLRLPDPDDRRGVLVRLTDDGRDRVDAAMAELLEHERAILAGLTVDQQAALAGLLRSLVTPFDNHA, from the coding sequence ATGAAAGACGAGGTCGACCGGCTTGTCGCGGCATGGAAGCGGGAACGCCCCGACCTCGACGTCGAACCCCTCGAAGTACTGAGCCGGGTGACCCGACTGGCGCGGCATCTCGACCGCGCCCGGCGTACCGCCTTCTCCGCGCGAGACCTCGAACCGTGGGAATTCGACGTGCTCTCCGCGCTGCGCCGCGACGGCGCGCCCTATCAGCTCTCGCCCGGCCAACTGCTCACCCAGACGCTGGTCACCTCCGGGACGATGACGAATCGTATCGACCGCCTCGCGGCCAAGGGCCTGGTGTTGCGCCTGCCCGATCCCGACGACCGACGCGGGGTGCTGGTCCGGCTGACCGACGACGGCCGGGATCGGGTCGACGCGGCGATGGCCGAGTTGCTGGAACACGAACGGGCCATCCTGGCCGGCCTGACGGTCGATCAGCAGGCGGCGCTGGCCGGGCTGTTGCGCTCCCTGGTCACGCCGTTCGACAACCACGCCTGA
- a CDS encoding D-alanyl-D-alanine carboxypeptidase family protein, whose protein sequence is MAQPGVQSDLPPGSPPPPAVEGYSWVVADAETGKVLAAKNPHWKLPPASTLKMLFADTVLPKIDRNTTHQVAPTELSNLGEGSSLVGIKENETYKVEDLWRGVFLRSGNDAVHVLCAMNGGVDATVRQMNERAKQLQAGDTNVVSPDGYDAPGQVSSAYDLALFAREGLKNKDFRSYASTKVAEFPGVAGAKFQIQNTNTMLGQYPGMLGVKNGYTTNAGNTFVGGAQRDGHTLLVSIMHVEGKGKTYEDTGKLLDWGFAALAHAKPVGVLVEPLPVPGDKNDKGTKAADGKSGDTKTAKASSASDDDGFDWVLWAGLGVPAALVVGGGVLFALRRREGASGVRFEDDILP, encoded by the coding sequence TTGGCCCAACCGGGTGTACAGAGCGATCTGCCGCCCGGGAGCCCCCCGCCGCCCGCCGTCGAGGGCTACTCGTGGGTGGTCGCCGACGCGGAGACCGGCAAGGTCCTGGCGGCGAAGAACCCGCACTGGAAGTTGCCGCCCGCCAGCACGCTGAAGATGTTGTTCGCGGACACCGTGCTGCCCAAGATCGACCGCAACACCACCCATCAGGTGGCGCCGACCGAGCTGAGCAATCTCGGCGAGGGCAGCAGCCTGGTCGGGATAAAGGAGAACGAGACCTACAAGGTCGAGGACCTGTGGCGCGGGGTGTTCCTGCGCTCGGGCAACGACGCGGTGCATGTGCTGTGCGCTATGAACGGTGGCGTGGACGCCACCGTGCGGCAGATGAACGAGCGGGCCAAGCAGCTTCAGGCGGGCGACACCAACGTGGTCTCGCCGGACGGCTACGACGCGCCGGGGCAGGTCTCCAGCGCGTACGACCTCGCGCTGTTCGCGCGCGAAGGGCTCAAGAACAAGGACTTCCGCTCGTACGCGAGTACGAAGGTCGCCGAATTCCCCGGTGTCGCGGGGGCCAAGTTCCAGATCCAGAACACCAATACGATGCTGGGCCAGTATCCGGGCATGCTCGGCGTCAAGAACGGCTACACCACCAACGCCGGGAACACCTTCGTCGGCGGCGCGCAGCGCGACGGGCACACGTTGCTGGTGAGCATCATGCACGTCGAGGGCAAGGGCAAGACGTACGAGGACACCGGGAAGCTGCTCGACTGGGGCTTCGCCGCGTTGGCCCACGCGAAGCCGGTCGGCGTGTTGGTGGAGCCGTTGCCGGTGCCGGGGGACAAGAACGACAAGGGCACGAAGGCGGCCGACGGGAAGTCGGGCGACACCAAGACCGCGAAGGCGTCGTCCGCCTCGGACGACGACGGGTTCGACTGGGTGTTGTGGGCCGGGCTCGGGGTGCCGGCGGCGCTTGTGGTGGGCGGCGGCGTGCTGTTCGCCCTTCGGCGGCGCGAGGGGGCTTCGGGCGTGCGGTTCGAGGACGACATCCTGCCGTAG
- a CDS encoding YihY/virulence factor BrkB family protein — protein sequence MGRASGGQQSSVAIKERLARIPVIGPTWRAYSRYGDRQGNRLAAAVTYYGFLSLFPLITLAAAVVAAALDRSQVRRMQNKISEQIPGIADKLDLDALVRNAGTVGVIGGVLLLVSGTGWVDATRSSIRAIWDAEEEPGNVVVRKIADVGVLIGLGLALALSVGASTFATVVIRHVSDSIGLEHQPVGRVLLQIAAFAVAVGASVVLFVYLLVGMPRLTMHRSVAIKGALIGAVGFELLKLLVSSYIAGVAGKSAYGAFGVPVALLLWIYFVIRLLLFCAAWTANAQEADEAEDNIEAAAEKAAAEPPLDLSAYRTKPTHPIRTYALAVAGTATLGILLERFTRNHP from the coding sequence GTGGGTAGGGCGTCGGGCGGGCAGCAGTCATCCGTGGCGATCAAGGAGCGGCTGGCGAGGATCCCGGTCATCGGCCCCACCTGGCGGGCCTATTCGCGCTACGGCGATCGACAGGGCAATCGACTCGCCGCCGCGGTGACCTACTACGGGTTCCTGTCGCTGTTCCCGTTGATCACGCTCGCCGCGGCGGTGGTGGCCGCAGCGCTCGACCGCTCCCAGGTCCGCCGGATGCAGAACAAGATCTCCGAGCAGATCCCCGGTATCGCCGACAAGTTGGACCTGGACGCGCTGGTGCGCAACGCGGGCACGGTCGGGGTGATCGGCGGCGTGCTGCTCCTGGTGTCCGGGACGGGGTGGGTGGACGCGACGCGTTCCTCCATCCGGGCGATCTGGGACGCGGAGGAGGAGCCGGGCAACGTCGTCGTGCGCAAGATCGCCGACGTCGGTGTCCTGATCGGCCTGGGGCTCGCGTTGGCGTTGTCGGTCGGCGCGTCCACGTTCGCGACGGTGGTGATCCGGCACGTCTCCGACTCGATCGGGCTCGAACACCAGCCGGTCGGCCGGGTCCTGCTGCAGATCGCCGCGTTCGCGGTCGCGGTCGGCGCGAGCGTGGTGCTGTTCGTGTACCTGCTCGTGGGGATGCCTCGGCTGACCATGCACCGCTCGGTGGCGATCAAGGGCGCGTTGATCGGGGCGGTCGGCTTCGAGTTGCTGAAGCTGTTGGTGTCCTCGTACATCGCGGGGGTCGCGGGCAAGAGCGCGTACGGCGCGTTCGGCGTCCCGGTGGCACTGCTGTTGTGGATCTACTTCGTGATCCGCCTGCTCCTGTTCTGCGCGGCCTGGACGGCCAACGCCCAGGAGGCCGACGAGGCCGAGGACAACATCGAGGCCGCCGCCGAAAAAGCCGCCGCGGAACCCCCATTGGACCTGTCCGCCTACAGAACCAAGCCCACCCACCCGATCCGCACATACGCCTTGGCGGTAGCCGGCACCGCCACCCTGGGCATCCTCCTGGAACGCTTCACCCGAAACCACCCATAG
- a CDS encoding 2'-5' RNA ligase family protein, whose amino-acid sequence MAKRTIGVSIAIPEPYGSELQARRAGFGDPLANAIPTHVTLLPPTEVADEAMAEVEEHLRAVAAGEAPFDIHLRSTGTFRPTSPVVFVQVARGIPECERIEAAVRSGPLERELHFPYHPHVTVAHHLPDHMLDLAFAELVDYDAVFPIWGFSLYEHGTDGVWRPQRDFAFGQSLPGPLPV is encoded by the coding sequence ATGGCCAAGCGCACCATCGGGGTGTCGATCGCGATTCCCGAGCCCTACGGCAGCGAGTTGCAGGCTCGCCGCGCCGGGTTCGGGGATCCGCTCGCGAACGCCATCCCGACCCACGTGACCCTTCTGCCGCCGACCGAGGTGGCCGACGAGGCGATGGCCGAGGTCGAGGAGCACCTGCGCGCGGTCGCCGCCGGCGAGGCCCCGTTCGACATACACCTGCGCAGCACCGGTACGTTCCGACCGACCTCGCCGGTGGTGTTCGTCCAGGTCGCGCGCGGTATCCCCGAGTGCGAGCGGATCGAGGCCGCGGTGCGATCCGGGCCGCTGGAGCGCGAGTTGCACTTCCCGTACCACCCGCATGTGACCGTCGCGCATCATCTGCCCGATCACATGCTCGACCTGGCGTTCGCGGAACTCGTCGACTACGACGCGGTCTTCCCGATCTGGGGCTTCAGCCTGTACGAGCACGGCACGGACGGGGTGTGGCGCCCGCAACGTGACTTCGCGTTCGGCCAATCGTTGCCAGGTCCGCTGCCCGTGTGA
- a CDS encoding cytochrome P450 family protein produces the protein MTDDPAGCPVHPVPAGPELFTREFITDPYPAYAHLREYAPVHRTTLPSGVEAWLVTRYADARQALADQRLSKDPRRSEAAWKQGKVGVPGEQRSGVGAHLLNLDPPDHTRLRRLVSKAFTPRRAEEFRPRVQALTDRLLDDFARTGEADLIHDFAFPLPIYAICDLLGVPEEDQADFRTWAGMMIRHGSGPRGGVARAVRHMRTYLAELIHRKRATLTDADDDLISGLIRASDHGEHLTEDEAAAMAFILLFAGFETTVNLIGNGLLTLLTHDRERLALRADPELLAPTVEELLRYDGPVEVATWRFSTTEVEIGGTRIPAGEPVLVVLAAADRDPRRFPAPDLLDPARADNQHLAFGHGIHYCIGAPLARLEGQIAIGTLLRRLPDVRLALPADELRWRGGLIMRGLQRLPVTFTPEADGREAGGPQGG, from the coding sequence GTGACCGACGACCCCGCGGGCTGCCCCGTGCATCCGGTGCCGGCCGGGCCCGAGTTGTTCACCCGGGAGTTCATCACCGATCCGTATCCGGCGTACGCGCATCTGCGCGAGTACGCGCCGGTCCATCGCACCACGCTGCCCAGCGGGGTCGAGGCGTGGTTGGTCACCCGATACGCCGACGCCCGGCAGGCCCTCGCCGACCAGCGGTTGAGCAAGGACCCGCGCCGGTCGGAGGCGGCCTGGAAGCAGGGCAAGGTCGGCGTGCCCGGCGAGCAGCGCTCGGGAGTGGGCGCACATCTGCTCAACCTCGACCCGCCGGACCACACCCGGCTGCGCCGCCTGGTGTCCAAGGCGTTCACGCCGCGCCGTGCCGAGGAGTTCCGCCCGCGCGTACAGGCCCTGACCGACCGGCTGCTCGACGACTTCGCCCGGACCGGCGAGGCCGACCTGATCCACGACTTCGCGTTCCCGCTGCCGATCTACGCGATCTGCGACCTGCTCGGAGTGCCGGAGGAGGACCAGGCGGACTTCCGCACCTGGGCCGGGATGATGATCCGGCACGGCTCGGGGCCGCGCGGCGGGGTGGCCCGGGCGGTGCGGCACATGCGTACCTACCTCGCCGAGTTGATCCACCGCAAACGCGCGACGCTCACCGACGCGGACGACGACCTGATCTCGGGGCTGATCCGGGCGAGCGACCACGGCGAACACCTGACCGAGGACGAGGCCGCGGCGATGGCCTTCATCCTGCTGTTCGCCGGCTTCGAGACCACGGTCAACCTGATCGGCAACGGGCTGCTGACGCTGCTCACGCACGACCGGGAACGGCTCGCGCTCCGGGCCGATCCCGAACTGCTCGCGCCCACGGTCGAGGAACTGCTGCGCTACGACGGGCCGGTCGAGGTGGCCACGTGGCGGTTCAGCACCACCGAGGTGGAGATCGGCGGGACCCGGATCCCGGCGGGCGAGCCGGTGCTCGTGGTGCTCGCGGCGGCCGACCGCGACCCGCGCCGGTTCCCCGCGCCCGACCTGCTCGATCCGGCCCGCGCGGACAACCAGCACCTGGCCTTCGGGCACGGCATCCACTACTGCATCGGCGCACCGCTCGCCCGGCTCGAGGGCCAGATCGCGATCGGTACGCTGCTGCGCCGGCTACCCGATGTACGGCTCGCGCTGCCGGCGGACGAACTGCGGTGGCGCGGCGGGCTGATCATGCGCGGCCTGCAGCGGCTGCCGGTGACGTTCACCCCGGAGGCGGACGGCCGCGAGGCGGGTGGGCCGCAGGGCGGCTGA
- the trpS gene encoding tryptophan--tRNA ligase, with translation MASTRPRVLSGIQPTADSFHLGNYLGAIRQWVPFQDSHDAFYMVVDLHAITVPQDPKQLRERTRISAAELLAAGLDADRCTLFVQSHVPEHAQLAWVMNCMTGFGEAARMTQFKDKSAKQGTDRTTVGLFTYPVLQVADILLYQADAVPVGEDQRQHVELTRDIAQRFNATFGDTFTVPKPFIVKETAKIVDLQDPTIKMSKSASTPKGIVNLLDDPKASAKKIRSAVTDTGTEVRFDETEKPGVSNLLTIHSALSGTSIAALEERFAGRGYGDLKKEVAEVLVEFVTPFQERVRGYLDDPAELDAVLARGADKARAVASRTLAETYDRVGFLPPVAGRSGG, from the coding sequence ATGGCCTCGACGCGTCCCCGTGTTCTGTCCGGAATCCAGCCCACCGCGGATTCGTTCCACCTGGGTAACTACCTGGGCGCGATCCGGCAGTGGGTGCCGTTCCAGGACAGCCACGATGCCTTCTACATGGTGGTCGACCTGCACGCGATCACCGTTCCGCAGGATCCGAAGCAGTTGCGCGAGCGCACCCGGATCTCCGCCGCGGAGCTGCTCGCGGCCGGCCTGGACGCGGACCGCTGCACCCTGTTCGTGCAGAGCCACGTGCCCGAGCACGCGCAACTCGCGTGGGTGATGAACTGCATGACCGGCTTCGGCGAGGCCGCGCGGATGACCCAGTTCAAGGACAAGTCCGCCAAGCAGGGCACCGACCGCACCACGGTCGGCCTGTTCACCTATCCGGTGCTCCAGGTCGCCGACATCCTGCTCTACCAGGCCGACGCGGTCCCCGTCGGCGAGGACCAGCGCCAGCACGTGGAGCTCACCCGCGACATCGCGCAGCGGTTCAACGCGACGTTCGGCGATACGTTCACCGTCCCCAAGCCGTTCATCGTCAAGGAGACGGCCAAGATCGTCGACCTCCAGGACCCGACGATCAAGATGAGCAAGTCCGCCTCGACGCCCAAGGGCATCGTCAATCTGCTCGACGACCCCAAGGCGAGCGCGAAGAAGATCCGCAGCGCGGTCACCGACACCGGCACCGAGGTGCGCTTCGACGAGACGGAGAAGCCCGGGGTGTCCAATCTGCTCACCATCCACTCGGCGCTCTCCGGCACCTCGATCGCCGCGCTGGAGGAGCGCTTCGCGGGTCGGGGCTACGGCGACCTGAAGAAGGAGGTGGCCGAGGTGCTGGTCGAGTTCGTCACCCCGTTCCAGGAGCGGGTGCGCGGCTACCTGGACGACCCGGCCGAGTTGGACGCCGTACTCGCCCGGGGCGCCGACAAGGCCCGCGCGGTGGCGTCGCGGACGCTCGCCGAGACCTACGACCGTGTCGGCTTCCTGCCCCCGGTCGCCGGCCGGTCGGGAGGCTGA